The window TTGGTTTTTTCTCATTAATTACATTTCCACTAATTCAATCCTCCCTTTTACACAGATGAAACACGTCAGCAAAAAATTGATTTGTAATATCTGTTGCCTAATTTATTATAATAACCCTTAAtcaataaatataatttcaaacaATCACGTCACCTTTATGCAATCTCTTCAAATATACTAAATCCCTACATAACACCTATTCATTTTTACaatttaattttcaaattttcaaataaaacaatGTAAACAACTGTACAatatattcaatatatatatatatatatatatatatatatatatatatatatatatacaaatatttaTCTCATCTGCAGTGAATATTCATGAAtttaaaaaagtcaaaattaaattgTACTAATCTACTAAATTGAGTGATTGAAAATAAGCTTGATCTAAATTAAGCATAATATTATCctttcaatttcacattttcatttaaaacaacgATTGTAAGtttatataaatacaaaaatatatatcttaattaataatttatttacaataattgattagtaattataatttttttatagatatttaatttattttataactgtggttagaatatatatatatatatatatatatatatatatatatatatatatatatatatatatatatatatatattgagagagagagagagaggacatAGAGAAAAATGCTCGGATAAATATGTTTTCTTGATTTCTTCTACGTCATCGCATTATTGATGTATTTAACAAATTTCTCGAGTTTTTGACCATAATAGGGTGGATGGAAAAAATATTTACCATTTTAGTGTTCTTTTAAAACTATTTATCATTTTAgtgtttttctcatttttctttattttttagtttcctttttaggttttttttttaatttaaatatcttatttttcttttttttttcttttttattccacctttttttgtttttctcatttttcttcactttttagtttctttttagttttttttttaatttaaatatcttattttttatttttattttttattccacctttttattatatatatatatatatatttatttatttatttatttatttatttatttaaatgatagctttcattttagtttttttttatctttttttttactgttttttaaatatatgttttttttatttatttttttctattttatttaaatatctGATTTTCTTATACAACTTTTTTACCATCAAATTTTAGCCtcaatattaaaaaatcataaaaaatcacCACTATAATCAAATTTTAAGGTGCAAAAATTCCAACATTCACATATAATGTttttaaagtgaaaaaaaaaacatctcaACATTGTTTCTTACAGAAAAAACACCACAAAAAAAAACTCCAAcattgtttattaaaaaaaaaacatcacaatTAGCTTCATCTTCAACCGGTAAAAAATCATTACctgtaaaaaaataataataagagaaTAACCATAACAAAtaccatattttttttaattacctTGGCATAAACGGACATCGTTTTCGATAATGTCCCGGTTAAATCCACGTGCTCGAGAATGGTTGGAGAGTCATCCACTTAATAGATGTCCGTCTATACCAaggtaatttaaaaaataattttttttacatgtaatGATTTTTTACCGTTTCAAGATGAAGCTAATTGTGATGTTTTCTTTTTGTAATAAACAATGTTGGAGTttttttgtggtgttttttttttgtaagaaaCAATGTGAAGATATCTTTTTTTCACTTTAAAAACATTATATGTGAATGTTGGAATTTTTGCACCTTAAAATTTGATTATAGTGGTGGTTTTTAATGATTTTTTAATGTTGAAGCTAAAATTTGATGGTAAAAAGGTTGTATAAGAAAATCGGATAtttaaataaaacagaaataaataaatagaaaaaacatatatttaaaaagcagtaaaaaaaaaataaaaagaaaaactaaaatgaaagctgtcatttatatatatatatatatatatatatatatatatatatatatatatatatatataaaagtggagtataaaagaaaaaaaaatattaaaatttaaaaaaaaaactgaaaagaaactaaaaaataaagaaaataagaaaaacaataaaaatgtggaataaaaaagaaaaaaagaaaaataagatatttaaattaaaaaaaaaaaaaactgaaatggaaactaaaaaataaagaaaaagaaaaaaaacattaaaatgatAAATAATTTTGAAAAACACTGTAAATATTTTTTCCGTCCATCCACCTATTGAACATATTCACCTTCTTTTTTAGATCGAACAACTTCACAGTAAGACCTGGCTTCTCCTCTCTTTAGGTTGATTCGAAAGCGCTTAAAGGTTAACTCACTTGAGTCAATCAAGTCGCTCCATGGAATCATTACAACGATGGGATTTAGCTTACCACAAATTGAATTCTTCCATAATAATCTCATATCTCTTTACGCTACGTTGGGCCACATTTCCATCGCCCGCaaggtgttcgatgaaatgcctcatAGAAATGTCGTCTCTTATAACACCATGATTGGTGCTTATAGTCGTAACAAGGAAGACAATGAAGCTTGCAATTTGTTCGCTGACATGAGGTATCATGGATTCCTCCCAACTCAGTTCACATACGCCAGTCTTTTCTCGTGTGATTCATTAAACACTGATCAAGGATTCTGTCTGCAATCAGTGGCCATGAAGAGCGGGTTGCTCTTTGCTGATACTTTTGTGGGAACTGCTTTGTTGGGTTTGTTTGGGAGACAAGGTTACATCCGTGAAGCATTCAtggtgttcgatgaaatgcctttCAAGAATCTAGTGACATGGAATGCAATCATATCTTTGTGTGGGCATCAAGGATTCACAAACGAATGCATGTTAATGTTTTCTCACTTTATGAAGACTGAAATCAAATTATCTGAAGCTTCATTCGTGGGTGTTTTAACTGGATTCCAATCTAAACAAAACCTAAAATCAGGTGAACAAATACATGCGTTGGTTATAAAGTTTGGAGTAGAACATAGTGTTGCAATTGCCAATTCACTTGTTAAAATGTATGGAAAATGTGAAGGTAACACATTTCTAGCAGAAAAAATGTTTCAATTTGTATCCAATAAAGACTTGATGACATGGAATACAATTATTGGAATAGTAGCGAAAGGGGAAAAACCCATAAAAGCAATAGAGTTCTTCTCCAAGATGTGCATAAATGGTTTTCTTCCAAACAAGATCACGTTTTTGAATGCAATCACTTCATGTTCAAGGTTAGATAATCTAACTTATGGAGAACTTATCCACTCCATGATAATTAAAAACCAATTTGAAAAAGATTCTCTTGTAGCCACTTCATTGGTTAATTTATACGCTAAACATGATAGATTAGattatgctcatcaatgttttgacaAAATACATGACAAGAATTTGGTGTCATGGAACACTTTAATTCATGGATATTCAGATAAACAATGTTCATCTTCTCTTCTCCTAATGATAAAAATGATACACTCGGGTATTTCTCCAAATGAATTTTCATTCTCTAGTGTTATAAAGTCACTTTTAGCTACAGAACTCAAGGAGATTCATTCTTTAGTTATAAAAACCGGTTTCCATTCAAACGAATACATAACAAGTTCCCTCATGACATCATATGCCAACAACGGTTTCCCTTCTGATGCATTGAGATTCTTTCAAGATTCCAAAATCCCACAATCGATTGTTCATATGAATGTTATATGTGGGATGTATAATAGAAATGGCGAATACCATAAAACTCAAGAACTGTTTTGTGAAGTAGGAAACCCTGATATTGTTTCATGGAACATTTTGATCGAAGCTTGTTCACGTAATGGAGACTACaaagaagcttttgagctttttCACCACATGTTGATTGACCGAATTCGACCCGATAATTACACATACGTTAGCTTGATAACTATTTCCACAAACTTATGTAACCTTCTTTTGGGTAGTTCTCTTCATGGGCTTATGATAAAATCCAATTTCAATCATTTTGACATAATGGTAAACAATTTAATGATTGATATGTATGGGAAATGTGGAAGTATTCGGGGTTCAATTATGATTTTTGAAGAAATGAGGAAGAAAAACGTGATATCATGGACAGTTTTGATTTCGGGTCTTGGGTTACATGGATTTGGAAAAGAGGCAATAGAAAAGTTTAAGGAAATGGAAAAGTTTGGTGTTAAACCTGATAAGATTGCTTTCATGGCTGTTTTTTCGGGTTGTAGACATGTGGGATTAGTGAAAGAAGGAATGGAATTGTTtgaaataatgaaagaaaagtATGGGATTGAGCCAGAAATGGAACATTATCTTCTTGTTGTTGACTTAATGGCTAGATATGGTGACTTAAAGGAAGCAGAAAAGTTGATTTTAGGGATGCCTTTTTTGCCAAATGCAAGCATATGGCGTAGCTTTCTTCATGGTTGCAATAGAGCAAAATCTCTCGTTTCCCAAATTCAAGCATGTTAGTAATATCTAACATTTCTTTTAGGGAGTTTGCTTCTAGAGGTGTTGCTTTAATGGACATGATGGCTGTGACATTTTGTCAAAAGAATGGATTATTCGttgggttttttttattttattttattttatttatttatttatttttttatttaaatgattCGTAAATATGCTGTTCTTTTGTATTGATTTGGGTGTTTATTTATGGGGAAGTGGGATCGGGTTTACCAAAGGTGCAAAAAGAAAACTACAAGGGGTGTTTAGTATTTTTCTTATTTAGATTTATCTAGTTTATTATGATTTGGAGTCTAATTGGGAGTTTCCTTTTATCAATAGATAATATGGGTTTAGGAAGACCAATAAATTAGGAATAAATAAGGGATTAGGGCCAACTCTAAACAAGTTTTTGTGAGTTGTTTTCTTTTGTTTCGAGATCTCTTTGACTCTCGACTTTGAGGACCCTATCATTTGTTCTTTAAGCTAAGTTACAAGTATTCGTGTTTGTCaaatgggataatgacttgaaagggtaaccaattttcgactttgttcacatttagtcactaaactttttttcgttatctatttgtcattgaactattgaaactgttcacattttacccttatggccggctgttaccggtcataagggtaaaatgtgaacaatttcaatagtttagtggaaaatagataacgaaaaaaagtttagtgactaaatgtgaacaaaatcgaaagttcgtttccctctaaaaagttcaatggctaaatgtgaacaaacttcctattgtattatgttttagcaaattatttatttttgtttaattgtagcaacatttgttgatgaagaaatttatgaaataaaaaaacaaaatgtaacatccggatttccaggtatcataatttaaatatttttcttttgagttaagaagagagactcgacgagttgacgcctcaactcatcgagtaaggtcgcgactgatgactcggattaatgaatggactcgacgagtccgcgctgtttgtagaaaccctaaatctttgggctcgagccatatttaaaggcacttatggccttcaattgcgactacctttcccataagtgagaaccctagcgagcttgagtgtgtagagtgagaggaagagttatcttgagctttttggtgtgattttgcaagaaaggagaAGAGTTCTAGCAAGAAGGACCAAGGAAGGTTATTGTTCTGagttattcaagcaaggagcttcaTTCTGAGGTACAAAAATGAACCTCTTTCCTTCCCTATTGTGTAGATTCCATTTTGGGGTTagggcttgaatcacttcatctttAGGGTTTTGATGCCTCAAACCCCTCTTGCAAGTTTgtgttatagatctggacccttctaggtccagagagccgagaatatgaagctttagtagagataggtgatgatagaaaggtgatgaaataaaatgatgagagataggtgatgatagaaaggtgatgataattaggtaaatagatgatgattaataggtgatgtaggatgaaaagagataccataaccttaaccggcaatgtggcgatgtagtcatctaccagagtatagatgacgaccacagactattctagacaacccagtggaaacaccagcaggcccataacctgtaggtaatgaattacgagttcaggcaatgttgtaactacgtattcatgcgatgatactctaaccccttactatgaattacgagttcaaacgatgttgtaactacgtattcatgggatgtcacaaattccgcatgccaaaccaatggtcataattcacatcagtgagaatgattcatttttttgtaaaaccaaaattagattggaaattttgattttttattttggaaaatgtcaaaccattggttttttatttcggtttcagttttttgtttttttttaaatatatttttagggttttgttttgttttttattttattttattattttttttatttcatagatttcttcatcaacaaatgttgctacaatttaacaaaaataaataatttgctaaaacataatacaagagtaagtttgttcacatttagtcattgaactttttagagggaaacgaactttcaattttgtttatatttagtcagtaaactttttttcgttatctatttgccactaaactattgaaactgttcacattttacccttatgaccggtaacaaccggttataagggtaaaatgtgaacaatttcaatagttcaatgacaaatagataacgaaagaaagtttagtgactaaatttgaaaaaaatcgaaagttcgttaccctttcaagtcattatcccttgtcAAATTGGTTATATGCATATTTAATTGATTTAAATGGAAGAGTTGTTTAAATACTTAAATATGGTTTCGTTAAGATGTTGATATTTCCAAGGCACTTTTTGATATGTCCAAGGAATTATAAGGAAATGATAATTTTGCCCTTTAAAATGTTATTAATTAGGCTATGCGGTGTCTCACAATTTTCATCGGTGGTAGTTCAATGTGGACTCCCTTGTCAGCGGTGAACGTTGTGCCCCACCCTAAAATTTACCAACGGTGACTTACCAGTGATGGGTATACACAGatgatgagattaaaaaaacTGAACATTGGGGAAGGAAGTGGATCGTTGGCAAATGGCTTTGTGAccgttttttgtaatttttttattttacaaattcaccgatatatatatatatatatatatatatatatatatatatatatatatatatatatatatgcttagattATTTTGTTTTAACTAACTAGAATGTGCCAGAATGCACGGATCTGGACCACCGGATGATATAGAATCAAatgtcatgatctgagggtctatgatattagaatatgataacatgtaccatataatcacataaatttcagcataagggcattttagtcaattaacctgtATTAAAAAAgggaatttttgattttttagggataattaattcctttattttttaaaatcttaatatttttaattaatttaaatttaaaaatttgattttattctgtcagaatgataaaATGCAAACTATAAacttagtaaatatatttttcgattttattctgtcagaatgacagaatgctAACTATAAACTAGAaaatacattctgaaagaatacacaaaatcgattctCGAACTAATAAGATACCAAATatttacattgtatgattgtgattcattgaataataacaacattctgaaagaataacaagtgtaattcttaaaaaataacaacattcttaaacagtgagtgtgatcattctttaattcattcttcaagcctttcccatcaggtcttcaaaagccattcttcaagccatttctatcacaaattcattgccaaatattttgtagtgatacacttgtaacaactgcacattaaacttataaataattaactacaattctatcaaaatacaacaataatattcttacagaataaagTATTCTTGAAgaatggttttgaatattcttaaagaatttgtattatcaagaatatacccaacgaacaaaacatttgaaatataaaaacatgaaaagatcatGTTAACACAAAAGGTGACTAAGAAAAAAAACAATTAGAATATATAAACCATCTTCGTAAGGGAACAATAAGTAAGAAGAAGACCCTCCAAGGGTAAATATATCATTAATATAAAGTATATGAAGAAGTGTGAACTTGTTCAACCATTTTGATAGAATGTAATCCTCGAACCACCAATTTTTAATCAAAAAAAGACtccaaaaacataaaatacaCCAATTAAAGAATTATTCTAAAATAATATTACTTAGAGTCTAATAGCTATCAAGAAACACGTTTATTCTACAAGAATGATATTGTAAAAATTCTCCAAGAATGGTTTtcaatattcttaaagaatttgtatCAGTTTTGACACCATAAATCAAATGGAAAATCCAACAGTGGGTATACTAGTGAAATCGGAAATCAATAGGAAGGATAATCGGAAATCAAAGAATCAAAAATCAGTGAATAAATCAAATGGAAAATCCATTTGAAGAATCGTAAATCAACAGCATTTAGAGGAAGAATTGCAAGCCTATTCTTGATTCAATTGAGCACACTTGATCCTAAGTGTTAAACAACATACAAGATAACATTTGAGACAAGTAAGAAGATCTAAAACCCATAAAACCTGACAGCAAAGATCTCAAAATTGGAAATCCgcaatatgtttggttttggGAATTCACATGTATTTTTTAGGTAATTTGTTTGGTTCTAGCAGCCTACACCTGATATGAAGTGTTAAAAGGCTTACAAATCATGATTAGCAAGATATTAAGAGGGCTTAACACCCACTAAAATTGACAACAAGGCTACTACAAACAGAAAACCCGCAAGGGTTTACAAAAAATATATGGGAAAGAAAAAGGGGTTTACTATACCGGACCGAAAATGGTGTCGATTTAGGGTTCCAAAAATTAGTGGTGGTGAAAAAATCAATAGCGATTGAAGCTTTTGTGCAGTGATTTTCCAACAAAAAAGAACAATTTCAACCGGCATGGCTAACCCACTTCCGCCGACGTAGTCCACCAGTTTTGATTCATCGACAATCACGACGAATTTCTTACAACAATCCCCCACGCCCTTTGACCAAATTCATATATAGGACAACTTCATCTGCTATATCGATGGCCAAATCGAGAAATGGGTGGTTATCAAGATCCAAAAGAGGTATGCCCAGAGATAAAGCCTGCTCATGGGTCATCGTCGAAGCTCTCCGATACGGTCAATAGCGTGTTTGGCGGTGGATCCAGTTCCGAGGCCGAGAACCATGCCAGATTCGAACACAACCAATCTGAAGAACCGACGGTGAGGAGGCAATAATAAACGTGATCGACGACTGAATGATAAAGGGATGTTGGTTTTGTAGGGTTTAACTAATTAAGGAGAGATTAATTGAATTATTCTTTTACCATAATTAGATATACTAAGTTTATCattatacatttttttaatttatttaatgatttattaattcctGAATTCTCATTTGTGCATACTTGCACataatagttgctagaaacatttgaacctagctctctctctctctctctgtgtctcttatatatatatatatatacatatacatacatacatacatatatatatatatatatatatatatatatatatatatatatatatatatatatatatatatttaaacaccattcattttaaaatgtttccaACCCATTTGCACTTTTCGGTTACGATCCGACGTTACCACCACCTTACAGGCCACAAATGGATCCATCAAGTTTATCTCAAAACCAAGAGTGAGTAAGCGGTGTTCCTAAcaattattcacaattccaaatatcACAACAATTCTAATTTCAATCCCTACAACTCTGAACAACATCCCAAACCCAGATGCAATGGGCTAATGGAGAAAGTGAAGCGagtttgttgaaaaaaaaatgCACACGACATTCCACGATGACATGTTAAATCCTTTTAAGTTCATTCATGTATGGGAAGTTGTCAATATAAGCATTAGGTAGAAGGAGCTTGCAACACATGAAGACATTGCTAATCCACCAAAAAGAAGCCGGACATCTTCATATTCAAGCTCACAACAAATGTCGTTGGATGGTCTAGATGTGAATCTTAAATGCTTGTTAAATTTAATggttattgtgacatccccaattccACGGCCAGGAAATACcaatttttttatgctttatttgaaaatcagagtaaccttttaaagaaaaatgttgcggaatttgttcccaaaagaaaatatgataaagatttatcaaattatttccaaagaaatgtatttcattatattaaaacattgggatgtcattgttaatacagatcaaaagcataaacagcaCAACAAAGGCTttacaacatttatttatatctactgtcctataatccataatctctcatcaaatcatacaactatgctcttgtgccactactTGCAATacgaaaacaaaaaacaaaaaaaatgagtgggtcaggctttggagcctggtgagcacatagggttttcaacccataatagttaagtttattaacttcatcaaataaatcaacccaattactcgttcccgttatcctcacgttacatccctaaaacatctatcataagggacctatcctaggaatttcatcgggatggacactactactaaggggattcctcaaccatATGTGTCTGTatggaaaccatgagggggatgcagtacaccgatgaacacatatttcacaaacacctacaggttacgagcctgctagcgttccattggactgtctagaaaagtctgtgctCGTCATCTatattccgctagatgactggaacatCATCAAtgtcgaggcctctcatcattttatttcatctgaaaagaaagaagtttagatctttcatccaacatagatctcaggtaaacagataatatgtacacatagcacgtaatctatataaaatacttatatatatatatatatatatatatatatatatatatatatatatatatatgtgtgtgtgtgtgtgtagcatgaaagtaactatgcactcacttgttaaggtggtg of the Lactuca sativa cultivar Salinas chromosome 6, Lsat_Salinas_v11, whole genome shotgun sequence genome contains:
- the LOC111894183 gene encoding pentatricopeptide repeat-containing protein At3g58590 isoform X1, with protein sequence MGFSLPQIEFFHNNLISLYATLGHISIARKVFDEMPHRNVVSYNTMIGAYSRNKEDNEACNLFADMRYHGFLPTQFTYASLFSCDSLNTDQGFCLQSVAMKSGLLFADTFVGTALLGLFGRQGYIREAFMVFDEMPFKNLVTWNAIISLCGHQGFTNECMLMFSHFMKTEIKLSEASFVGVLTGFQSKQNLKSGEQIHALVIKFGVEHSVAIANSLVKMYGKCEGNTFLAEKMFQFVSNKDLMTWNTIIGIVAKGEKPIKAIEFFSKMCINGFLPNKITFLNAITSCSRLDNLTYGELIHSMIIKNQFEKDSLVATSLVNLYAKHDRLDYAHQCFDKIHDKNLVSWNTLIHGYSDKQCSSSLLLMIKMIHSGISPNEFSFSSVIKSLLATELKEIHSLVIKTGFHSNEYITSSLMTSYANNGFPSDALRFFQDSKIPQSIVHMNVICGMYNRNGEYHKTQELFCEVGNPDIVSWNILIEACSRNGDYKEAFELFHHMLIDRIRPDNYTYVSLITISTNLCNLLLGSSLHGLMIKSNFNHFDIMVNNLMIDMYGKCGSIRGSIMIFEEMRKKNVISWTVLISGLGLHGFGKEAIEKFKEMEKFGVKPDKIAFMAVFSGCRHVGLVKEGMELFEIMKEKYGIEPEMEHYLLVVDLMARYGDLKEAEKLILGMPFLPNASIWRSFLHGCNRAKSLVSQIQAC
- the LOC111894183 gene encoding pentatricopeptide repeat-containing protein At3g58590 isoform X2 → MKSGLLFADTFVGTALLGLFGRQGYIREAFMVFDEMPFKNLVTWNAIISLCGHQGFTNECMLMFSHFMKTEIKLSEASFVGVLTGFQSKQNLKSGEQIHALVIKFGVEHSVAIANSLVKMYGKCEGNTFLAEKMFQFVSNKDLMTWNTIIGIVAKGEKPIKAIEFFSKMCINGFLPNKITFLNAITSCSRLDNLTYGELIHSMIIKNQFEKDSLVATSLVNLYAKHDRLDYAHQCFDKIHDKNLVSWNTLIHGYSDKQCSSSLLLMIKMIHSGISPNEFSFSSVIKSLLATELKEIHSLVIKTGFHSNEYITSSLMTSYANNGFPSDALRFFQDSKIPQSIVHMNVICGMYNRNGEYHKTQELFCEVGNPDIVSWNILIEACSRNGDYKEAFELFHHMLIDRIRPDNYTYVSLITISTNLCNLLLGSSLHGLMIKSNFNHFDIMVNNLMIDMYGKCGSIRGSIMIFEEMRKKNVISWTVLISGLGLHGFGKEAIEKFKEMEKFGVKPDKIAFMAVFSGCRHVGLVKEGMELFEIMKEKYGIEPEMEHYLLVVDLMARYGDLKEAEKLILGMPFLPNASIWRSFLHGCNRAKSLVSQIQAC